AGTACCCACAAAAGCATAATGATTGATTACAGTAACAAAAGGTATATTGTCTTTTGTCTAACTTTCTCCCATTGAGGTTTGGAAGGAATAATTCTGCATTCATCACCATTTTCTCTCTATGGTGCTGTGCGGGTTTTCTTGTTGTCAGGGACCATAAACTTCCACATGCATCGGAGACGTACATTTACACTGAGCAGCTCATGCATTAATGGCCCTTGAACGAGGGCCATTAATTTTTGAAGGTTCCGAATAGTCCACCGTAGTGACAGTACCCAGTACACTTCAAATGGATGAAGAAGCCATGCACTGCCAAAGTTATCCTACAACTTTGTTTATGTTCCAATATCCATATTAGGTCACCACTAGTGTACTATGCAAGCATGCATATTGGAACAGAACCCTGGTGGAACACTTTAGAGTTTGATTCATGTCTTGTTGTTTCAAGATGCATAATATACTATTTTAACATTGTCCTTTGCAAGCAATACTGTAAACATTTCAGAATGAAAATGCAATGTGAATGGGATCGCAAGCAATGACAGTGAAGTGGATGAGTTTGTTGGCACAGACATACAGAGAACAAATTGGGTGCTTTTAAAAACTCCAATGAAGGAGGAAATTGGTGTGCAAATGTAGTCTAATTGACTTTTCTGGATGTCATGCTGATCTGCAGGGAAACAGTGGAGACATTGTAACCTCTGAATTGCCATTCCATGGAATTCACTGATTTTCTTAATGCTTTATCTCTTCAGCTAGAAGGTATCAACTTTTCTGATAACAAACctatttgggggaggggggggggttccaCAACGTGTTTTTAAACAACCAATAGATAGTATCGTTGCTGACAGAAAGCCGCAAATTATGCCCTGCAAATGACAGCATTTACAGTCCCAGTATCCATTGCTATATTTGCTATAACCAATTTTAGTAATGTCCTTCATCTGAATTTCTCTGGAATAGAGAAGGCATGGATTCCTCTTCATAGTTTGAAAGCAACACTTTCCATTTTAGGACTGCCGTCCTCAGCATGCAAGAAGTGACTGGATGGGATGAAGCCAAATGGCCATTTTGTAAAGATGGTATTATCTCAAACCTCTAATATCATGCCATGCGTACTGATCCACTGCAGTTAAAAATCACAATACCATCATGCAAAACGTGAAAGGTCTGGTTTTGAATTTCTCAACTCCTTTGTTCAAATCCTGACTTTGCTATCCAGGCAGACTTAAAATGAGCAATGTTCAACAACAAAGGGATATCTATTGTACTGAAGGCATGCAGCCCAAAAGTAAAGCATATACCTGTAACTGTGACTGCTTCAAGCGGAGAGGATCTTTGGCTATTGCTTACTCCGTAAAGCTTTACTCGATATTCTGTGGATTCCCTCAGGCCTTGAAATCTAGAACCTTTGGCATCTCCATGGAGATGGACCTCTTTTACATCCCATAATCCCAGAGTGTCTCTACATTCTAAAATATAACTATCATAGACAACATGTGCCTTTGGTTCCCACGAAAGTTCAAATCCTTCGGATGTTACAACTGAGACAGTCAGCTCTCCCAGCTTATCCTCGAGCTCAAGCCCCATCCCTGAGATCTGTAGGTCTGGGTCAGAGGGGTCTAACGACACAAAACTAATGATATTGTCCTCCGAGCCTATGGGAGTGGTAAGCTCAGGGGCAGGGTTGGCTATGTAAAACGTGAAAGAGGCTACAAGAGAAACACAAAGGCACAAATTCAGATAAGGAAGACATTTAGAGATTGTGTGTCTTTCTGCACTGTTACTGTTGGCCTCAGTGTTGTCTATTTTTGTCCCACTGATAAAGTAAGTTACAGCCTACAACTACCGGACCCTTGCCCTTAGTAATTCCACATTCTTCTGTCAAGTATTGGTGTGTATATGAGGAAATGATTTCACTCCCAAGAGCTTGTGTTGTGAAATATGTTTGGATTGGTAAAGCTGTTACAGATGTCTTTATCTCTTAGGATTATAAAATGCAATTCAAAACTGTTAGCAGTACAATAGGATCCATACGTTTAGCACTTGCTGAATGTTTCCCACAAGAGACTATGTTTTTTACCCAGACCTGAAACCAAATCTATGACTTCAAATTGGCAAAATATTATTGTATACTGGAAAATTGCTATTTGCGGAGAGCAGAACTGAAACTACTTTCTTAAAGGATCAACCACACATATTTGTGCCTTGCAATACGAGGGTGGAGTCAGTTGTGAAGATTCTGTTTCAACCCTCACCTGTAGATGCGGACAGGGTGGCAGGTGTGCTCTTCTTTGAGCCCCTCTCAGCAACCAGGGTGATGGTGTACATCATGCCAGGGTTCAGGTTGTTTAGGTTGTAGGAGGTGGCTGTTCCAgggacctccacctcctccctccggCCATCCTTGGAGATGTACACCAGCCTGTAGACGGGGATCTTGGCTCGGGGTCTCTTCCACACCAGCGTCATGCTGGTCTCTGTGGACTCGCTCACTTCCAAGTCCTTGGGCCCATCAAGGTCTGTGGAGGAAAGTGGTATAAAGCTTTCAATCAGTGATTATCAAGCCTTAGGTACAATTCATAGGGTAGTGAAAGTACAAACAGAATTCTTCTGTTTTAACAATGGATAGTGTAGTGCTTTCATATTTCATTTTGTTCTATGATAGTTCTTTGGTTTGAAGATTGTTTCCCAAACCACTTAGAAACATCAGAACCTCATAACGCATCTATGTTTGCCTCATATTGTTCCCTAATAATCTGTTGCATTGAaagttatttatatatatatatatatatatatatatatatatatatatatatatataaataaaacttGTAacttttatattatatatatatatatatatatatatatatatataaataaaacttgtaacttttatatatatatatatataaaataaaacttgtaacttttatatatatatatatatatatatctacgaCTGCAGAGTGTCTGTGGTCACTTATGGTGGTGGATATTTGGACTGCTGTTGAACAGTGGCTATCCTATGAAAACATGTCAACGTATGCTCTCACTGGTTGCTGCATTTGTGGTGGCAGGCAGGCTCTCCCTCTCGTTCTTCATGGCGGTCACACCAATTCCGTACTCTGTACCCGGCTTCAATCCTGTAATGGTGAAGAACAGAGATTAATTGAGTACCTGATTAGCTTCAGTCCTGCAATCGAGCAGAACAGAGAAGGATTTGAGTACCTGATTGAATTGACATCAAGAGTAACAAAGTCATAGCGAATCCTATCTTGAAAAAAGCCCTTATACCTTCTACTGACATAATTGCATGTTGGGATTTGGTCATGGTTGACACTCACCAGTGATAGTTGCCTGAGTGTTGCCTCCTGGCCCACGGGGGAACACCTCTTCGCCATGGGAACCCCCAGAGATAGGGCTGTACTTCACCCGGTAGCTGTCAACGTCTGCCCGGCTGTTTTTCCACTCCAGTGTGACGCTGTTGTCTGACTGGCCCAGTGGCTGCAGGTCCTTAGGAGAGTCCAGGTCTGTAACAATGCAAGAAGAAGAAAGGAATataataaagactgttgacagtGAACTCTTGATCAATCCAAGTGTACCTGTTATCAGGTACACTTAAAAGAATGGACTGGACATGGAATTGAATTGGGACTGTAAAATTGTAGTGTGCTCAAACACAGTTTGCACTTATCAGGAGTGCACTTATCAGAAGTGGATAAAATAAAGCCCCGACCTGTGGTGAATATCTCAGTGACTGGATCGCTGGTGCTGTTTCCCCTCCTGGAGACCAGGGACACCTGGTACTCAGTGTCTGGGCTGAGGCTGTCAATGCTGTACTGTTTGTCTGAGGTGGACAGGTCCACGCTGGTCCTATTTGTGGGGTTGGAGCTGGGGCCATAGGACACGGTGACACCATCCACCTGAGCCACGGGATGGAACCAGGTGACCAAGCCTGAAATGTCTGTCACGTCACGCATCTCTACCTGCCTGGGCCCATCAATCCCTGGGGGAAAGGGACCCAAGGAATACAATATGTTAAGGATGACTATTGCAGGCTCATTcacccacccccctctcccctgtaactattcctcagggcgttgctgtaaatgagaatgtgttctcagtcaacttacctgctAAAATACGGATTCAATCACAAGGAATTAAAAGGGTGAAAGTATGTGCTGTTTGTTATGGACAATGATCACACACATGTTTTAAGTCCTCCCTTTGGGCTACAGACACAAGGACACAAGGAGTATTGGTTTTACTTTAACTACATTTTAAGAACTGCATAACACTGTTACAATTATGGCATAACAAATGTAATTAACAGTTTGGTTACTCTGACTGTTTGGTATGTGATTTCACTGATCTGTGTTCTGACAGGACCTCTGGTAAGTTCCTGTGTTTATTTTCACAGGAGAAGTTTCTCAATTCCATGCTGTGGTGACTTCACCGGGTGAAATAGGCCATAGGTTCACACTGTATAAATCACCTACTTCTTCATTCCTCATTCTTGAAAACTGTGCTGAACTTAAGCCTGTATAAATAAATTATGAACAAGTCAGGAGAAGATATATTTATAGGCTCCATCAACAAGGAATATTTAATGAAATGGCTTTTCCATAGACAAGGTAGCATAGTTCACGCTAGAAACCCATTTGACCTTAATATATGGACTAAACAGTTGGCAGTAGAAGCTTATGGCAGGGCTCCTTGAAAGATACAAATACTCTCTATTGTAATATACAGGCTGGGCTGAGACTCAGCATTGTTCACTTTTGCAAAAAAGACTGTTAAACGACAATGGGGGTTTAgccacttttttttctttttttttcacagTTAAATTGGTCTGTTCAGTTCCTCTGTCTGCTTGTATGATTTGTGAGGTGTAGGCATTTTCCTTATCCACCCCATGGGATGTGGGTGGTCGCCAGGATGAGTGGGAGAAGCCTGGTTTAGATTCATTCATGCATGGCATGACAATGTCAGAAGAGTTGGCTTCCCAGTTTGCACATACAGATCTGCATTTGactagggggaaaaaaacattacaTAAGCTTACTGGTAGTGATGATTTTAGTAGACTGAGGTCCCCTGGTATTGTTCTTGATGACGCCCACTGAAACCTCGTACTCCTGACCAGGACCTAGCCCCGTCTGCTCATACAAGGTCTGGGAGGATGGAAGGGTGGTAAGGGTTTTCCCACTCTCCTCTTTCTGAAAGgacaaatacatactgtttttAATATACCATTTCTGGATTCATACATGCTACATAGCCTACTTACATATCCAACAGGCAAGCTGAGGTAAGCCACGTCAATTTGTCCTTTGGATCAACAAAATCAATATTTCACACAGTTAATGTTGAGTTAAACAATAACAATTGCTACAATATTAAAATGTCTCATGGTTATTTTAGCAGGTATTTGATTACCTCAGATTAGAATGCTACAAACAAAGCCCATTTGGCCCATAGTAATAGGGATGAAGTGCTGATCATGGATTACAGGTCCTTACATTTTATGTATGGGGCAATAAAGCCCAAGCGCTGAGGAGAATGGGATTAGCAATAAACAGTGCTGAGCATGTCCTGGCTGCTGGCTGCTGTTATAATGAGGATACAGCCCTTTGTGAAAATGAACTTGGGAACAATATGAAGGGTATTATGGGTTATGGCTGCCCAGACCTTTGCCATTAGCAGCTGAGCAGAAAACGTGCCAGTAATAATAAGCCCCTAGATTTGTGATCTGAGGCAATGCAGTTATTTTCCACGTACCGGTTCACATCAGCGTCATTCTTTAAAGTGTAAAGTACAGCACGCTTCAATAGTGTAATAGCAATTTGTGGTTTATCGTGTATGTTTAATTTTTAACCTTGTTATTTTGAGTTGTCTTAAATTGAAAActgaactgaccccaaccctgatagtTATTGCTACTTCACTGGACATGATAAATAGCCAAGTATTTCAAGATCTCCTCACTAAAAGAACAAAGCCAGCTTGTGAAAATCTGTCATCTTGTCCCTGCTGTTTAGTGGAATTCTAGGTAAGACCCAGCAGACATCACTTGCAGAGAGGTGGATAGATTgcaaagagacatagacagactGACCGTGTTGCGGATGTAGAGCTCCCAGGCATCAAAAGGAATGTCCAGCTGATCCCACAGCACCTCTACTGAGGTCTCCCTCACCGATTTAAACTTCAAGCCTTCTGGTTCTGGCAGATCTGgcaggacagagcgagagacaatAATATGTTATGCCTGATGACAAGATATTGTGCATCGAGACAGTGTGTGGTTTCAAAACGTGTTCAGCATCAGTCAAATGTAGTGGTTGTGTTGGAATCACCTTAAAAAGAAAGCCTTGTGTAAACATTGTGCTGTGAAATGTTCTCCACTGGACTGAATAGCATTCTGATTACAGTTAATatgcaaatgtttgtttttttacattttttttctaacGTGGATCACATTCCCATGAACCCAGACTGCTCAGAGACCCAAGTTCTCACATCTTAGGCAAGATGTCTTATTACGCAAGCCTGGTTAAACGGGCATGACCTACATGTGGCCACCCTGGCGCTGATTGGGATGCTCTTTTTGTTGCTGAGGATGGCATAGACGTTGATCAGGTACTCGATGCCAGGCTCCAGCTCGCTGACAGTGGCAGCAGTCTTGTCTCCGCCCACTGTGAACTCCTGATACAGACCCCCAGGACCATTTGGCACGTAAGTGATCAGATACTCTGTCACCAGCATCTCATTATTCCAGGTCAGGTCCACTGTCTCAGTGGTGACCTCTGTTACGGTCAGGCCCTTTGGAGGGGAAACTAAAGtgaatgagaaagaaagaaaaaagagggacagaaaatagttatattttgatCTGAGTTTTTTACTATCTCAGACACTAAGTTTCCCATGCTCTCAatttaataatatataatatactgtatatatggcatttagcagacacttttatccaaagccacTCAGCCACTAACAATCCTCCACACAAAGCTAATGCTTTCCCCAGACTCACATCTGGTAGTGGTTTGGACCGCCAAAGATCTTTGAGACAGAAGTACAGACAACTGAAATGCACAGCTTTTGGCATCAGAGGAAATCATAGATGGAAGTTTTAATCCTTTTTGCAAAACCCCTTTGAAATGAATTCAAATGGTATTTGGGGATTTTATTATGTTTTGAGTATAAAACATAACGGAAAAATAAGTAATTGGATTTAATGTGGCATTCAACCAGCACATGGAAGTATCAGTGGGTCAGTTGAATGAAACCATTCTTACCTTCTGAGCAGTCTTCTCCGATGTATCCCTCTTCACAGAGACATTGTCCATTCACACAGCGGCCTTTGTCCTGGCAGTTGTTGAGGCAGCTCAGCTCTCCGCAGTTGTCTCCCACGTATCCCTCCTCACAAATGCATTTCCCATTAACACAGAGTCCCCTGTTGTTGCAGTTATCAGGGCAGGTGAGTCCAGAGCAGTCGTCACCCGCATAGCTGTCCTGGCAGACACATTTTCCATCCACACAGTATCCCTGGCCCAGGCAGTCATTGGGACAGCGCTTCTCACTGCAGTCCTCACCGGTGAAGCCCTCATCACAGACACACTGCCCGTCAACGCAGCGTCCACGGTTCAGGCAGTTGTTGGGGCAGCTCAGCTCGCTGCAGTCCTCACCAGTGAAGCCAGCATAGCAGACACATTGGCCGTCCACACAGTCTCCACGGCCGTAGCAGTCCGAGGGGCAGGTCTTAATACTGCAGTCCTCTCCACCAAAGCCTTCATCGCATACACACTGTCCGTTGACACAGCGGCCCCGGTTGAGGCAGTTATTGGGGCAGGAGAGCTCAGAGCAGTCCTCTCCCTGGTACCCTACGTCGCAATGGCACTGCCCATTGACACACTGCCCCCTGTTATGGCAGTTGTTGAGGCAAGCCAGCTGGCTACAGTCTTCTCCTTGGTAGCCAGCATCGCAGATACACATGCCATTGAAGCAGGTACCTCTATCGTTGCAATCACTGGGGCAGGTGAGCTTGGAGCAGTCCTCTCCGGTGTAGCCAGCGCTGCAGACACACTGGCCGTTCACACAGAAACCATGACTCATGCAGTCGCTGGGGCaggttgtctccccacagtcctccCCGGTGAAACCTTCTTCACAGTAGCAGGTTCCATTGACACAGTGTCCACGGTCATAGCAGTCGTTGGGGCAGATGAGTTCCGAGCAGTCAGAACCCGTCCAGggctcttcacacacacactcctcatctACACACTTTCCACGGCCTTGGCAGTTGTTCAGGCAGTCCGTCTGAGAACAGTCCTCTCCAATGAAACCCTCGGCACAGATGCAGACCCCGCCAATGCATTGTCCGTTCTCACCACAGTCCACTTTGCAAACCTCAAGCAAACAGTCGTTCCCGCCAAAGCCCTCGAAGCAGATGCATTTCCCGTCTATGCATCGACCTTGGTCCTGGCAGTCATTGGGGCATTCAGACTCAGTGCAATTGGGTCCCTTCCAGCCAGGCTTGCAAATACAGCCACAGGTGTCAGCACTGTAGTTGCCACGGCCATTGCAGTAAGGCTTGGTCCCCACTTCACCTAAAGGAGCAGAGTTAAGTGATTACAACCCTCTGAATCATAATCCTGCCCCTCACCCCCCCCAATCCACTTCTCTAACAAATGTAATTTAGAAATATTGTAATCAAGTATTATCATTATAGACCAGAGACATTTGAAACCCCAATTATGTCCTGAATAACAATCTTCTAATCAGCACGGAGTATGTCCATGCTTCGATGTTCATTCCATTTTCAAGAGCATTTTTCCCTGTAAAAGAGAAAGCACTGCTAAGCCCAACCCCACATTCAATTCCAGTGAAGCTTCCCAGAGGTTGAGTAAAACAGATGTCCCTCTGAAGGAAGGGGAGGTGATGAGGTGACAGTCATCCTAAGCATGCTATAATGTACCAGGATTTCTCAACTCTTTAACCTTCAAAACACCCTAAACTTGTCCCAATTATATTATTTGCAGTATCCtaactgttgtgttgtgtttcctAACCATttatttaccaggtaagttgagtGAGAGCACATGATCATTTACAGTGATgaccaggggagaggagaggggttgaatGAGCCAATCAGAAGCTGGAGGTGATTAGGTTGAcgtgtatacagtacagtacctgtgACTGGCTGAGCGCTGCAGAAGCCAGAGTCTCCAGTAGTGCACTGATCTCTCAGCGTGGACAGCTCTCCCTCCAGAATCTCCAACCTGCTCAGGAGGTCCTTCAAATCCGGGAACCCTTCGGTGCATGCACACGCCTGCTGAGGAATGTTAATGCGGTGGGTGAAAACAATCTGGTTCTGCCCATCCATGGTATGTTCGGTGGTGTGGAGGCCTGATGGCGGAACTGCGTCCTGGGGCTCAAGGCTGGTACTTCCTGGCGCATCCAGGTCCACTGAGCACAAGGAGCTAGCAGGGACGTTGATGTTGTAGACATGGTTGAAGACCACTGGCTGGTCAGCACTGGGGAGGGTTATGTTGTCTCCTCCCGTGGCTGTCAGAGTTGCCCGTTTATGCCTAAGTATTTTTCTCACCAGCCCAGATTGGCAGAGGCTGAAAAGGAGAGTCAGGAAGAGGCAGCCTAGAATGCTTTTAGTACTCATGTTTGGCTCTCTTAACTGGACTCAGCTTTAGGAATATCGGGACAAAGACTGGCCAAATCTGGAAAAACAGTGTAGGGGCCCTGGAAGGTAAACAAAAAACATTAAGTCAAAGATAGCCTCAATAACGCACATGGATAACTACATTTTCACAGGGTCACGCTGGGGAGACGTCCATGACTGTAAAACTTGTAAAGGCAGACAATAACCTGTGCACTCCGTGAACTACAAGACGGTAAAAATAGATCAATGAGCAGTCAACATAACTTTTTTGTCCAGACTAATGGAGATTGTTACACCTGCACATTCCAACTGCATTCTGTCTATTATACCCTAGATAACAGCACCAGTAAAACTGACAATGCTAAATCCGGACACTAAAGGCCATAACATTCCAGAGGGATGAAGTTTGAGATGTAGCGGCATCCCGTGTGTATGTCATTAACCCCTCTAATCAATGGGTTTCACTCAGATGTAAATGAGAAAAGATTAAaatattttctccctctctttatttaCATATTCTCACAGGGTGaacactgtctatataagttgTGAGTGATTGACACCTAACACTTTAGTGTATTTTCCCGCTGAGGAAAGCGACCACTGACTACCGAAACGTAgctctcacgtctgtagccatgaaatgctttgaaaggctggtcatggcttacatcaacaccattatcccagaaacccactccaatttgcataacgcaccaacagatccacagattatgcaatctctattgcactccacactgccctttcacacctggacaaaatgtgttaatgctattcattgactacagctcagcgttcaacaccatagtgccctcaaagctcatcactaagcaaaggaccctgcgactaaacacctccctctgcaactggatcctggacctcctgatAGGCCAcgcccaggtggtaagagtaggtaacaacacatccgccatgctgatcctcaacacgggggcccctcaggggtgcttgcTCAGCCCCCCTACTGTGCTCCCTGTtccctcatgactgcacggccaggcacgactccaacaccatcattaagtttgctgatgacacaacagtggtaggcttgatcaccaacaacaatgagacaacctatagggaggaggtcagagacctgaacTTGTGGtggaaggacaacaacctctccctcaaagtgatcaagacaaaggagatgattgtggactaaaagaaaatgaggaccgagcacgcacccattctcatcaacggggctgtagctaatcaaatggctacccagactatttgtatcccccccacccccctcccccggaatgctgctgctactctctgttattatccatgtatagtcactttaataactctacctacatgtacatattacctcaattacctcgaaaccggtgcccccgcacattgacattgactctgtactggtaccccctgtatatagccccgctattgttatttactgctgctctttaattatttgctgtttttatctcttactttttggggggtattttcttaaaactgcaattTCAGTTAAAGGCTTGTAAGGCTTGTaaggctacacctgttgtattcggcgtatgtgataaataagatttggtttgatttgacttGACTTGACTGTGAGCCACTGTGAGCCACTGAAAGTTTGCAACTTTTTCTCCCGCTACCTAAACCTTAATATACGCAGATTACTTTTGCATCATGGGACATCTTTGGAGACTTGTGAAGTGTCAGTTGCATGTTAAACGACTGAGATCAAGCTAACCACAGAACTGACAGTAATTTTAGCTGGTAattaattaattacattttatgtttgtgcttttctaataacccatttctgtgttcatgcaagtgactgatatCTGCTATTTGGCAGTACACCCAGAACCTTGTTTTGAGAATGAAatggatatctcagtttcaagttCTCAGCTTCGAGAGAAGAAGCCTCATGAAATATTGGTCGGTTACATTCATGAACCAAACGTTAATGATGAATTAAGTATGAATAATGCATAAGCTAAATCATGTAAAaaataacttgtctgtgtaagcAGTACATAAGAGAACTAACGGAACTGCCCTGGTGGAGATCACTTCAGACCGGTACTTTATGCATCTAAGTTTGACTGTGACCTCCAGCTTGCTGACAATGAAAAcaatgattaatttaagattgacttctACACATGTCCCATGTGTAGAATTCTATTACACACCATTTCCTTGGTCCAAcaattatatatacactactgttctaaagtttggggtcacctagaaatgtccaaattgatcagaaacacagcgtagacattgttaatgttgtaaatgactattgtatctggaaacagctgatttttttatggaatatctacataggcgtacagaggcccattatcagcaaccatcactcctgtgttccaatggcacgttgtgttagctaatacaaatgtataattttataaggctaattgatcattgacccttttgcaattatgttagcacagctcaaaactgttgttctgcttaaaaaagaaataaaacctcccttctttagactagttgagtatctggagcatcagcatttgtgcgtttgattacaggctcatattggccagaaacaaataactttcttctgaaactcgtcagtctattcttgttcagagAAATGAAGGCCATTCCATGCGAGAATTTGCCtaaaaactgaagatctcatacaacgctgtgtactactcccttcacagaacagcgcaaactgtctctaaccagaatagaaagaggagtgggaggccccggtgcacaactgagcaagtacattagagtgtctagtttgagaaacagatgcctcacaagtcctcaactggcagcttctttaaatagtacctgcaaaacaccagtctcaacgtcaacagtgaagaggcgactccgtgaTGCTAgccttccaggcagagttcctctgtccagtgtctgtgttcttttgcccatcttaatcttttctttttattggcgaGTTTGAGATATGGATTTAATTTGCAACTCTGccaaatgtaatattttattaaggtaaaataatgtgaataaattatggttaataagtgataagcagtaatgggcagtcactaccgtCATGGggcttttattaattgttttatgtgttacagcattcaatccacataatgcatagtgcatttaatgttacCATTTTTTATCATAGACGAAATCAAAAAACGTGATTATTTTTCAATAATCGAACCAAACCGACGTCAAAAaacactaatcgctcagcactaccatgcggtaaattagttaatagaccaataagattGAGtctaaacctctctgccaataacagctagttttcagttttccccaccCCACTCAGgcaactcccagacagtcctagcaaaattcttgtttGAGAAATTGTCATT
The DNA window shown above is from Oncorhynchus tshawytscha isolate Ot180627B linkage group LG20, Otsh_v2.0, whole genome shotgun sequence and carries:
- the tnca gene encoding tenascin isoform X4, whose amino-acid sequence is MSTKSILGCLFLTLLFSLCQSGLVRKILRHKRATLTATGGDNITLPSADQPVVFNHVYNINVPASSLCSVDLDAPGSTSLEPQDAVPPSGLHTTEHTMDGQNQIVFTHRINIPQQACACTEGFPDLKDLLSRLEILEGELSTLRDQCTTGDSGFCSAQPVTGEVGTKPYCNGRGNYSADTCGCICKPGWKGPNCTESECPNDCQDQGRCIDGKCICFEGFGGNDCLLEVCKVDCGENGQCIGGVCICAEGFIGEDCSQTDCLNNCQGRGKCVDEECVCEEPWTGSDCSELICPNDCYDRGHCVNGTCYCEEGFTGEDCGETTCPSDCMSHGFCVNGQCVCSAGYTGEDCSKLTCPSDCNDRGTCFNGMCICDAGYQGEDCSQLACLNNCHNRGQCVNGQCHCDVGYQGEDCSELSCPNNCLNRGRCVNGQCVCDEGFGGEDCSIKTCPSDCYGRGDCVDGQCVCYAGFTGEDCSELSCPNNCLNRGRCVDGQCVCDEGFTGEDCSEKRCPNDCLGQGYCVDGKCVCQDSYAGDDCSGLTCPDNCNNRGLCVNGKCICEEGYVGDNCGELSCLNNCQDKGRCVNGQCLCEEGYIGEDCSEVSPPKGLTVTEVTTETVDLTWNNEMLVTEYLITYVPNGPGGLYQEFTVGGDKTAATVSELEPGIEYLINVYAILSNKKSIPISARVATYLPEPEGLKFKSVRETSVEVLWDQLDIPFDAWELYIRNTKEESGKTLTTLPSSQTLYEQTGLGPGQEYEVSVGVIKNNTRGPQSTKIITTRIDGPRQVEMRDVTDISGLVTWFHPVAQVDGVTVSYGPSSNPTNRTSVDLSTSDKQYSIDSLSPDTEYQVSLVSRRGNSTSDPVTEIFTTDLDSPKDLQPLGQSDNSVTLEWKNSRADVDSYRVKYSPISGGSHGEEVFPRGPGGNTQATITGLKPGTEYGIGVTAMKNERESLPATTNAATNLDGPKDLEVSESTETSMTLVWKRPRAKIPVYRLVYISKDGRREEVEVPGTATSYNLNNLNPGMMYTITLVAERGSKKSTPATLSASTASFTFYIANPAPELTTPIGSEDNIISFVSLDPSDPDLQISGMGLELEDKLGELTVSVVTSEGFELSWEPKAHVVYDSYILECRDTLGLWDVKEVHLHGDAKGSRFQGLRESTEYRVKLYGVSNSQRSSPLEAVTVTAPKSTSTDVVALSVKSAQTTQSPDTGAVHPTVLPLAPLITEGPTSTSLYPTGDIPSGAESEPEASSLETLGDLNVTDVSPTSVRLAWSAPDEAFDSFLVEVNALSGMAQAHVTTVPGSARKTLIEGLSPGTRYEVSLYGKVEGEQSLPLHAFANTEELRPVVANLTVSDVTWDSFNVYWTPEDGEFESFVIEVTNLEGGPESENLTLSADAFNLGISGLSSNTLYRIGLYGLHQGSFQEPVYTEATTEAEPEVEHMFVSDITSDSFRLAWTADEDMFDRFVIKIKDSTKFAHPQEVNVLGDERTKILTGLTGGTEYEIELYGVTLEQRSQPITGVARTGLGAPRGIRFSEVTESSAIVHWIMPRARVDNYRIIYVPLQGGSPMTVLADGTETQAMLPNMLPGVTYQVTIFAGKGLEESDPGTENITTALDRPQALSAVNVTDTTALLLWQPAQATVDGYVITYSADSVSPVMEHVSGNTVEFEMGSLVPATHYTVGVYAMREAQKSGTITTEFTTDVDSPRDLAATNVQTDGATLTWKPPRAAITGYILTFTSPDGTVREVVLSPTATSYSMSELSGSSEYSVRLQAIAGAQRSRHVTNVFTTIGGLYRYPKDCSQALLNGDTISGTYNIYLGGDESQPIQVYCDMTTDGGGWMVFLRRQNGNLEFFRNWKNYTGGFGDMNDEFWFGLANLHKMTASGQYELRVDLRDNGKSAYAQYDKFTIAEPRSRYKIYLGRYSGTAGDSMTYHHGRPFSTYDNDNDIAVTNCALSYKGAFWYKNCHRVNLMGKYGDNSHSKGINWFHWKGHEHSIQFVEMKIRPVNFRNVESRRKRS